From Linepithema humile isolate Giens D197 chromosome 8, Lhum_UNIL_v1.0, whole genome shotgun sequence, one genomic window encodes:
- the LOC105676782 gene encoding BAG domain-containing protein Samui isoform X2 gives MDSPVIVDAASKFGREIDLDRSFPGFPFDEADVFEHPRGDGIRAHLDDLATRHPELAEHLRGPPWPFGNSLLRDRRRRRRGSGNNDSEQQGQQHQVDEDARSQASGSSAASGASAVSSHSSGEPDLTSSIPQYGLRNTVDIGQQQRRRDMETSSEKGERGQRSMSAPPENRQQQGQNYQQQQQPQPGQGQRFVSRVDITPQHNQQRSQSPGKPTSNVRHIPIFVEGRDEPVMSKLASDDAPSSGFPQRPLSPPRHFHRPSHFNEHFSRQQWPPSHFQKTFYEPAGFEQPMRRNQQFQQHQPPQHHQQQPQYHQQYEQPPYHQQQQPQQPQQPQQPQQPQYHHQQYSQQPPQQQQPPQPQYYQQPSQQQPPQQQQQQQPQQQQQQQQQQEIPKPKPPMPKDPLERVALVQKEVDDLAELVRRYIGGSRQDKEYIYLDEMLTRELLKLDDIETEGRENVRQARKNTIKSIQDTISLLETKAPLSGQQLALLEEEKEKCCEEKNLAKVSESMDVDAKQEKQSGEPIPLPPAPSSPTKTKVESTESTATAAEFANQNIAPAVQRNTELPDMDVEPKIDNCLAKNTEQAVTATSTDKTTKPADEMSKESKPSDNEQRKDGGEATIENKDAPAQQAEEAKKEKIETNGGQRSSTESPRLQKKAKKTSKKEQQPVSEQAIPLPPPPPPPENAK, from the exons ATGGACTCGCCTGTCATCGTGGACGCAGCATCCAAATTCGGACGAGAGATCGATCTGGACCGCTCGTTCCCC GGCTTTCCGTTCGACGAGGCGGACGTCTTCGAGCATCCGCGTGGCGACGGCATCCGCGCACATTTGGACGACCTCGCGACACGCCACCCCGAGCTCGCGGAGCACCTGCGCGGTCCACCTTGGCCGTTCGGCAACTCTCTGCTACGCGATCGTCGCCGTCGACGCCGCGGTTCCGGTAATAACGACAGCGAGCAGCAAGGCCAGCAGCATCAAGTCGACGAAGACGCACGTAGCCAGGCCAGTGGTAGTAGCGCCGCGAGCGGCGCGAGTGCCGTCAGCTCGCACAGCAGCGGCGAGCCGGACCTAACGTCTTCGATACCGCAGTACGGTTTACGGAACACGGTGGACATAGGTCAGCAACAGCGGCGCCGCGACATGGAGACGAGTTCGGAGAAGGGCGAGCGCGGTCAACGCTCGATGTCGGCGCCGCCGGAGAACCGGCAGCAGCAAGGTCAGAATtaccagcagcagcagcagccgcaACCGGGCCAAGGTCAGAGATTCGTGTCTCGAGTGGACATTACGCCGCAGCACAATCAGCAGCGCTCGCAATCGCCCGGCAAACCGACCAGCAATGTCCGACATATCCCGATCTTCGTGGAGGGCCGCGATGAGCCGGTGATGTCGAAGCTCGCGAGCGACGACGCACCGTCGTCCGGCTTCCCTCAGCGGCCGCTGTCGCCGCCGCGCCACTTCCACAGACCATCACACTTCAATGAACACTTCAGCAGACAGCAGTGGCCGCCGTCGCATTTCCAGAAAACATTCTACGAGCCGGCGGGCTTTGAGCAGCCGATGCGACGGAATCAACAGTTCCAACAGCATCAGCCGCCCCAGCATCATCAGCAACAGCCTCAATATCATCAGCAGTATGAACAGCCTCCGTAtcatcagcagcagcagcctcAACAGCCTCAACAGCCTCAACAGCCTCAACAGCCTCAATACCATCACCAACAATATTCACAACAACCTCCCCAACAACAGCAACCTCCACAGCCTCAGTATTATCAGCAACCATCGCAACAGCAACCACcgcaacagcaacaacaacaacagccacagcagcagcagcagcagcaacaacaacaggAAATACCGAAACCAAAGCCTCCGATGCCAAAGGATCCCTTGGAGAGAGTTGCTCTGGTACAGAAAGAAGTGGACGACCTGGCTGAACTGGTGCGACGTTATATAGGCGGCTCTCGGCAAGACAAGGAGTATATTTATCTAGACGAGATGCTAACGCGTGAATTACTCAAGCTGGACGATATTGAGACGGAAGGCCGAGAAAATGTGCGACAGGCGCGTAAAAACACCATTAAGAGTATACAAGACACAATCAGTCTGCTGGAGACGAAAGCGCCTCTTTCTGGGCAGCAACTTGCTTTGCTAGAGGAAGAAAAGGAGAAATGTTGCGAGGAGAAAAATCTGGCAAAAGTCTCCGAGTCCATGGATGTGGACGCGAAGCAGGAGAAGCAGAGCGGCGAACCTATACCGCTTCCGCCGGCGCCGTCGTCACCGACGAAA ACGAAAGTAGAATCTACTGAAAGCACGGCGACGGCTGCCGAATTTGCGAATCAAAATATCGCACCCGCCGTTCAGCGGAACACCGAGCTGCCCGATATGGACGTTGAGCCGAAAATAGACAATTGCTTGGCGAAAAATACGGAGCAGGCTGTCACAGCTACATCGACAGATAAAACGACGAAACCTGCTGATGAAATGAGCAAAGAATCAAAGCCGAGTGACAATGAACAACGAAAGGACGGTGGTGAAGCGACGATAGAAAATAAGGATGCGCCAGCACAGCAGGCGGAAGaagcaaagaaagaaaagatcgAAACGAACGGCGGACAGCGAAGTTCGACGGAATCGCCGAGACTGCAGAAGAAGGCGAAGAAGACGTCGAAGAAGGAACAGCAACCGGTGTCCGAACAAGCAAtcccgctgccgccgccgccgccgccgccggagAACGCGAAGTAG
- the LOC105676782 gene encoding BAG domain-containing protein Samui isoform X1, which produces MSFYFRDSPKLSDRLRGMSDAELLREMKQKFNVDNDTFFEPGRSSRDSFERPFSHFPRGFPFDEADVFEHPRGDGIRAHLDDLATRHPELAEHLRGPPWPFGNSLLRDRRRRRRGSGNNDSEQQGQQHQVDEDARSQASGSSAASGASAVSSHSSGEPDLTSSIPQYGLRNTVDIGQQQRRRDMETSSEKGERGQRSMSAPPENRQQQGQNYQQQQQPQPGQGQRFVSRVDITPQHNQQRSQSPGKPTSNVRHIPIFVEGRDEPVMSKLASDDAPSSGFPQRPLSPPRHFHRPSHFNEHFSRQQWPPSHFQKTFYEPAGFEQPMRRNQQFQQHQPPQHHQQQPQYHQQYEQPPYHQQQQPQQPQQPQQPQQPQYHHQQYSQQPPQQQQPPQPQYYQQPSQQQPPQQQQQQQPQQQQQQQQQQEIPKPKPPMPKDPLERVALVQKEVDDLAELVRRYIGGSRQDKEYIYLDEMLTRELLKLDDIETEGRENVRQARKNTIKSIQDTISLLETKAPLSGQQLALLEEEKEKCCEEKNLAKVSESMDVDAKQEKQSGEPIPLPPAPSSPTKTKVESTESTATAAEFANQNIAPAVQRNTELPDMDVEPKIDNCLAKNTEQAVTATSTDKTTKPADEMSKESKPSDNEQRKDGGEATIENKDAPAQQAEEAKKEKIETNGGQRSSTESPRLQKKAKKTSKKEQQPVSEQAIPLPPPPPPPENAK; this is translated from the exons GGCTTTCCGTTCGACGAGGCGGACGTCTTCGAGCATCCGCGTGGCGACGGCATCCGCGCACATTTGGACGACCTCGCGACACGCCACCCCGAGCTCGCGGAGCACCTGCGCGGTCCACCTTGGCCGTTCGGCAACTCTCTGCTACGCGATCGTCGCCGTCGACGCCGCGGTTCCGGTAATAACGACAGCGAGCAGCAAGGCCAGCAGCATCAAGTCGACGAAGACGCACGTAGCCAGGCCAGTGGTAGTAGCGCCGCGAGCGGCGCGAGTGCCGTCAGCTCGCACAGCAGCGGCGAGCCGGACCTAACGTCTTCGATACCGCAGTACGGTTTACGGAACACGGTGGACATAGGTCAGCAACAGCGGCGCCGCGACATGGAGACGAGTTCGGAGAAGGGCGAGCGCGGTCAACGCTCGATGTCGGCGCCGCCGGAGAACCGGCAGCAGCAAGGTCAGAATtaccagcagcagcagcagccgcaACCGGGCCAAGGTCAGAGATTCGTGTCTCGAGTGGACATTACGCCGCAGCACAATCAGCAGCGCTCGCAATCGCCCGGCAAACCGACCAGCAATGTCCGACATATCCCGATCTTCGTGGAGGGCCGCGATGAGCCGGTGATGTCGAAGCTCGCGAGCGACGACGCACCGTCGTCCGGCTTCCCTCAGCGGCCGCTGTCGCCGCCGCGCCACTTCCACAGACCATCACACTTCAATGAACACTTCAGCAGACAGCAGTGGCCGCCGTCGCATTTCCAGAAAACATTCTACGAGCCGGCGGGCTTTGAGCAGCCGATGCGACGGAATCAACAGTTCCAACAGCATCAGCCGCCCCAGCATCATCAGCAACAGCCTCAATATCATCAGCAGTATGAACAGCCTCCGTAtcatcagcagcagcagcctcAACAGCCTCAACAGCCTCAACAGCCTCAACAGCCTCAATACCATCACCAACAATATTCACAACAACCTCCCCAACAACAGCAACCTCCACAGCCTCAGTATTATCAGCAACCATCGCAACAGCAACCACcgcaacagcaacaacaacaacagccacagcagcagcagcagcagcaacaacaacaggAAATACCGAAACCAAAGCCTCCGATGCCAAAGGATCCCTTGGAGAGAGTTGCTCTGGTACAGAAAGAAGTGGACGACCTGGCTGAACTGGTGCGACGTTATATAGGCGGCTCTCGGCAAGACAAGGAGTATATTTATCTAGACGAGATGCTAACGCGTGAATTACTCAAGCTGGACGATATTGAGACGGAAGGCCGAGAAAATGTGCGACAGGCGCGTAAAAACACCATTAAGAGTATACAAGACACAATCAGTCTGCTGGAGACGAAAGCGCCTCTTTCTGGGCAGCAACTTGCTTTGCTAGAGGAAGAAAAGGAGAAATGTTGCGAGGAGAAAAATCTGGCAAAAGTCTCCGAGTCCATGGATGTGGACGCGAAGCAGGAGAAGCAGAGCGGCGAACCTATACCGCTTCCGCCGGCGCCGTCGTCACCGACGAAA ACGAAAGTAGAATCTACTGAAAGCACGGCGACGGCTGCCGAATTTGCGAATCAAAATATCGCACCCGCCGTTCAGCGGAACACCGAGCTGCCCGATATGGACGTTGAGCCGAAAATAGACAATTGCTTGGCGAAAAATACGGAGCAGGCTGTCACAGCTACATCGACAGATAAAACGACGAAACCTGCTGATGAAATGAGCAAAGAATCAAAGCCGAGTGACAATGAACAACGAAAGGACGGTGGTGAAGCGACGATAGAAAATAAGGATGCGCCAGCACAGCAGGCGGAAGaagcaaagaaagaaaagatcgAAACGAACGGCGGACAGCGAAGTTCGACGGAATCGCCGAGACTGCAGAAGAAGGCGAAGAAGACGTCGAAGAAGGAACAGCAACCGGTGTCCGAACAAGCAAtcccgctgccgccgccgccgccgccgccggagAACGCGAAGTAG